In a genomic window of Corynebacterium coyleae:
- the dtd gene encoding D-aminoacyl-tRNA deacylase, translating to MKAVLTRVSEASVTVDGDVVGAINCAETGGILALVGVGREDDEEAWQKMARKIAELRILDGEKSVEDVNAPVLLVSQFTLLGRTAKGRRPSWGDAAPGEVAEPIIAKIASALRERGIHVEEGRFGANMQVQSVNEGPFTVLVET from the coding sequence GTGAAAGCCGTCCTGACCCGCGTTTCCGAGGCTTCCGTCACCGTCGACGGCGACGTTGTCGGCGCTATCAATTGCGCTGAGACAGGCGGAATCCTCGCCCTTGTCGGCGTTGGCCGCGAAGACGACGAAGAAGCCTGGCAAAAGATGGCCCGCAAAATTGCAGAACTGCGCATTCTCGACGGGGAAAAGTCCGTTGAAGACGTCAATGCTCCGGTGCTTTTAGTCAGCCAGTTCACGCTTTTAGGCCGCACTGCCAAGGGTCGCCGCCCATCGTGGGGAGACGCTGCCCCTGGCGAAGTTGCGGAGCCAATCATCGCAAAGATCGCGTCGGCACTGCGTGAACGCGGAATTCATGTCGAAGAAGGGCGATTCGGCGCCAACATGCAAGTCCAGAGTGTCAACGAAGGGCCGTTCACCGTGTTGGTAGAAACGTAA